One Euphorbia lathyris chromosome 1, ddEupLath1.1, whole genome shotgun sequence DNA segment encodes these proteins:
- the LOC136210930 gene encoding protein CANDIDATE G-PROTEIN COUPLED RECEPTOR 7, with amino-acid sequence MARFFLFPIFASLFFSICLAEIRFSDIRNDDRPIIPFDEFGFTPKGLLELTVSKIHLSNNNPDLDLSRIGFFLCTRDSWLHVLQQLEDGDISCALQSDLIKHVYTFNKLQKGQSNFSVVYSETDADQFTLVFANCLSSVKVSMDIHSAMYNLEKGGKRDYLSAGKTILPRVYFLFSIIYVILVGLWIHVLYKKRLTVYGIHFFMLAVVVLKTMNLLCEAEDKSYIKKTGTAHGWDVLFYIFSFLKGITLFTLIVLIGTGWSFLKPYLQDKEKKVLIIVIPLQVVANIAQVVIDETGPYGQDWITWKQIFLLVDVICCCAVLFPIVWSIKNLREAARTDGKAAVNLMKLTLFRQYYVVVICYIYFTRVVVYALETITSYRYLWTSVVAAELATLAFYVFTGYKFKPEAHNPYFVVDDEEEEAAAEQLKLEDEFEL; translated from the coding sequence ATGGCTCGCTTCTTTCTCTTCCCCATCTTCGCCTCTCTTTTCTTCTCTATCTGTTTGGCTGAGATCCGATTCTCCGATATCCGTAACGATGACCGACCGATTATCCCCTTCGACGAGTTCGGTTTCACCCCTAAAGGTCTACTTGAACTCACCGTCTCTAAAATCCACCTCTCTAATAACAATCCGGATCTCGACCTCTCACGGATCGGATTCTTCCTCTGTACCCGAGACTCTTGGCTCCACGTACTCCAGCAGCTCGAGGATGGTGATATCTCCTGCGCTCTCCAGTCCGATCTCATCAAGCACGTTTACACCTTCAATAAGCTCCAAAAAGGTCAGTCCAACTTCTCCGTTGTCTACTCTGAAACCGACGCTGATCAGTTCACTCTTGTTTTCGCCAATTGTTTGAGCTCGGTGAAGGTATCTATGGATATTCATTCTGCGATGTATAATCTAGAGAAGGGAGGAAAGCGTGATTATCTTTCTGCAGGAAAGACTATTCTCCCTAGGGTTTATTTCTTGTTCTCGATCATTTATGTTATTCTCGTCGGGTTGTGGATTCATGTTTTGTACAAGAAACGCTTAACAGTTTACGGAATTCATTTCTTCATGTTGGCGGTGGTTGTTTTAAAGACTATGAATCTATTATGTGAAGCAGAGGATAAGTCTTATATTAAGAAGACTGGTACAGCTCATGGATGGGATGTGTTGTTTTATATATTTAGCTTTTTGAAAGGTATCACTTTGTTTACCTTGATTGTGTTGATTGGAACTGGATGGTCGTTTTTGAAGCCATACTTGCAGGATAAGGAGAAGAAGGTTTTGATCATTGTGATTCCACTTCAAGTTGTGGCAAATATAGCTCAGGTTGTCATAGATGAAACTGGACCATATGGCCAGGATTGGATCACCTGGAAGCAAATCTTTTTACTGGTTGATGTTATTTGCTGCTGTGCGGTTTTGTTCCCCATTGTTTGGTCGATTAAGAACTTGCGTGAGGCTGCTAGAACGGACGGGAAAGCAGCTGTGAATTTGATGAAATTGACTCTATTTAGGCAGTATTATGTCGTCGTGATATGCTATATCTATTTCACCAGAGTGGTCGTTTACGCATTGGAGACAATTACTTCATATAGATATTTGTGGACCAGTGTTGTGGCTGCAGAGCTGGCTACATTAGCGTTTTATGTGTTTACTGGTTATAAATTCAAACCAGAGGCACATAATCCTTATTTTGTAgttgatgatgaggaagaagaggcTGCAGCAGAGCAATTGAAATTGGAAGATGAATTTGAACTATAA